From a single Larimichthys crocea isolate SSNF chromosome XIII, L_crocea_2.0, whole genome shotgun sequence genomic region:
- the atp6v1c1b gene encoding V-type proton ATPase subunit C 1-B encodes MTEFWLISAPGEKTCQQTWDKLMVATTRTNNLSVNNKFNIPDLKVGTLDVLVGLSDELAKLDTFVESVVKKVAQYMADVLEDSRDKVQENLLANGVDLVTYITRFQWDMAKYPIKQSLKNISEIISKQATQIDNDLKARASAYNNLKGNLQNLERKNAGSLLTRSLADIVKKEDFVLDSEYLITMLVVVPKTNYPDWQKTYETLAEMVVPRSTKLLFEDNDSGLFSVTLFRKAIDDFRHKARENKFTVRDFQYNEEEMKADKEEMTRLSTDKKKQFGPLVRWLKVNFSEAFIAWIHIKALRVFVESVLRYGLPVNFQAMLLQPNKKNMKKLREVLYELYKHLDSSAAIIDASMDIPGLNLSQQEYYPYVYYKIDCNLLDFKV; translated from the exons ATGACAGAATTCTGGTTGATCTCCGCTCCGGGGGAGAAGACGTGCCAGCAGACATGGGACAAGCTGATGGTGGCCACCACACGCACCAACAACCTGTCTGTTAACAACAAATTCAACATCCCCGATCTCAAG GTTGGAACACTTGACGTCTTAGTGGGTCTGTCGGATGAGCTTGCTAAACTAGACACTTTTGTGGAAAG TGTGGTGAAGAAGGTCGCACAGTACATGGCCGACGTTCTGGAGGACAGCCGAGACAAAGTCCAGGAGAATCTGCTTGCTAATGGAG TTGACCTGGTCACCTATATCACCAGATTTCAGTGGGACATGGCCAAATATCCAATCAAACAGTCGCTGAAAAACATCTCTGAGATCATCTCCAAG CAAGCGACTCAGATAGATAACGACCTGAAAGCCAGAGCCTCCGCCTACAACAACCTGAAGGGAAACCTGCAGAACCTGGAGAGGAAGAATGC AGGGAGCTTGTTGACCAGGAGTTTGGCTGACATTGTGAAGAAAGAGGACTTTGTACTGGACTCAGAGTACCTGATTACCATGCTGGTGGTTGTCCCAAA GACAAACTATCCAGACTGGCAGAAGACGTATGAAACTCTGGCAGAAATGGTGGTGCCACGCTCCACTAA GCTTCTGTTTGAAGACAACGACAGCGGCCTGTTCAGCGTCACTCTCTTCAGGAAGGCCATAGACGACTTCAGACACAAAGCCAGAGAAAACaa GTTTACAGTGCGTGATTTCCAGTACaatgaggaggagatgaaggcagACAAAGAGGAGATGACACGTCTGTCCACCGACAAGAAGAAACAGTTT GGCCCGTTGGTACGATGGCTCAAAGTGAATTTCAGCGAAGCCTTCATCGCTTGGATTCACATAAAAGCTctgcgtgtgtttgtggagtCAGTACTGAG ATACGGGCTACCAGTGAACTTCCAGGCCATGCTGCTCCAGCCCAAcaagaagaacatgaagaagcTGAGGGAGGTGCTGTATGAACTGTACAAACACCTGGACAGCAGTGCTGCGATCATTGAT GCCTCAATGGACATCCCAGGACTGAACCTGAGCCAGCAGGAGTATTACCCCTATGTTTACTACAAGATCGACTGCAACCTGCTGGACTTCAAAGTCTAG